The genomic DNA TTCTTTGATTCTATTTTGAATTTGCTCTTCCGATAGTAAAAGACGGTACCGACCGGATTCTTCGATTTCTGTTTTTAAATTTGGATATGTTATCACTTCACTCATATTCGATTTTTAGTTTAATAACATTGCTGGTATTTTCCGTGATTCTATACCTGTGATCCAATCGACATCCGCAAACCCAGACAATTTCACTTCCATTAGTTAATACTAGAATTTTTCGCCGCTTATGATAAGGCACTTTATGATTTATAAAAAAATTCGATAATTTTTGTTTGTGGCCAAGACCTAAAGGAAAAAAATAATCTCCACTTTCAATTGATCGAATCTCAATCTCATTGTTTTTTAGTTTCTTTGCATCGATAAATTCAACATTACAATCATTTTCGAATGCTGTCAGACTTTCTTGTGAAAATTGGCTCGAAAATTTAAGCCTTAAACTGTCCAATGATATTTTTTCGCCAATCGTCACAGACCTATGAATAGGTTTCAGCTGATGATCTTTATACAAGACAATCCCTGAATGATCAATGCCAATCTTCCAACCTGACGGAAGTTCATACCAACGTCCTGATTTGCCACGATGTATGATTTCCAAAACTTGACCTAATTGACGAAATGAAAGAACATTTTGTTTAAATTTGACCTTTGCAAGTATATGAAACAGAACATATTTTTGCAGTATTGAAAAGTAAGAGCAAAAACGTTCAATATCAAGCGTAAAATTTTCATCTTCTTCTGAAATTAAACAAGCCTGATAAGCCTTTTTCGCTTCAACCTTTAAATAGTTGTCACCTTCCAGGAAAATGGCACTAAAATCGTTAAGTCTTTTATGAATGTTAGAATTTAATTCCTTTTTGATTACCGGAAGCAAATTATGTCTAATGTAATTGCGTGTGTGGTCCATAGACAAATTCGAAGAATCCTGCACGTATTGCAAGTTCTGATCCTCGGCAAATTTTTTGATCTCCCAACGATAGGCAAATAATAGCGGCCGAACGATATTTTTCCTTTTCGGTAAGATTCCAGCCAACCCTCCCCAACCGCTGCCACGAACAAAATTGAACAATACCGTTTCAGCCTGGTCATTTGCATGGTGGCCAGTTGTAATTTTATCGAATTTTTTTTCTGCTCTAATTTCTTCTAAAAATTGGTAGCGTACTTCACGGGCAGCCAGCTCGACGCTAAGCTTATTTTCTTTCGCATAATTATCGACATTGATTTGCTTGGAAACAAATTTGATGTTTAGATTTTGAACATATTCCGAAACAAATTTCTCATCATGGTCAGATTCCTCACCCCTCAATTTAT from candidate division KSB1 bacterium includes the following:
- the tilS gene encoding tRNA lysidine(34) synthetase TilS; this translates as MQTDFLNRFQDYLIKKNLISDEERIVVAVSGGMDSMVLLSCFNQMASKYNLSLLVAHLNHKLRGEESDHDEKFVSEYVQNLNIKFVSKQINVDNYAKENKLSVELAAREVRYQFLEEIRAEKKFDKITTGHHANDQAETVLFNFVRGSGWGGLAGILPKRKNIVRPLLFAYRWEIKKFAEDQNLQYVQDSSNLSMDHTRNYIRHNLLPVIKKELNSNIHKRLNDFSAIFLEGDNYLKVEAKKAYQACLISEEDENFTLDIERFCSYFSILQKYVLFHILAKVKFKQNVLSFRQLGQVLEIIHRGKSGRWYELPSGWKIGIDHSGIVLYKDHQLKPIHRSVTIGEKISLDSLRLKFSSQFSQESLTAFENDCNVEFIDAKKLKNNEIEIRSIESGDYFFPLGLGHKQKLSNFFINHKVPYHKRRKILVLTNGSEIVWVCGCRLDHRYRITENTSNVIKLKIEYE